The DNA region aAGTTAACTTTCCGCCTTCTAATATCTAATCTAATTCTAATATCTAATATGGGATTGACAGGTTTATGATACAATCAAAACATCTTTTGCACACAAAGAGAAATTTTATATTCGAGAAAAAACATCaaactttcataaaaataaaatttgactgaATTGTTGTGTATTATTAACAGCAGAAAAATTCATTCTATCGTTGCAATTGTGTTgaaaaagacccccccccccccacaaaacaataaaaaacccaaacaaacagaaaacaaaTACTTTACATTTGCATTATCACTTTCTGCGCAAGCTATGGGGTCTAAGggacaattttatcattttgtgtgtgtgggggggggggggggggaagggggcaAGGGGGGGTCCAAggtctatttttttttgataattttacgataaaaatttaaaaaatctaatgtttattttttccgggggggggggggggggaccaaACCCTTCTAGTATGCTCGACATGTAAGAAAAAGTGAAAGCAAAGGTGTTTATACCGGTATTTTTTGCCTCTTTTATTATTGTTCTCCCAATATCAATATTGACACATTGCATGGTTGTGCGACATCCAGCAACTGTCGCGAGAGCTTTAACTTTCCTTCATTGTACATAACTGTACATTATTTATATCCGTAAACTTTCCTTCATTGTACATACAGTAAAAGACTAGAAATGCCTGAGAAATCTCAAGACAAGTTATCAACGATACTAAATCGATTTGTAATTGCTTCATTGTCTTGTTTTAACTCCTACTCTGTATAAAACTTGAGTAATTGACGCGTTCAGATTTTGAGTTTTACTCTTTCACACCTGACACTCATGCATATTATAGTGCTAATGACTGTCGTTCTCAACTCATATTCAAATAATCTTCTACATCATCGGCGTTAGACAAGGGCTGGACTTTGGATTAAACTCTAACCTCAGGGATTTATAACCACTTAGCTGTACGTCCGTCAACAAGAGTCTGAAGAAAGCGATGGTTTTTTCCAAGTTCACCCGATAACCTTTGTTGGAGATAATTATTAAAACCAACTGCGAAAAAGTCCAGAACCTGCGTGGAATATACATAAAAACTTATAGCCTGCTTCTTAAAAGACTTACAGTATCATATCCACTTCTATAACTTTTGGTGAGATGGACAAAGAAAATACATCGACGGAACACAGGCTCGGAGAAGACATCAAATTCAAAACCAAGATAGACATTTCAAATGGGAACAATTCGACATTTTGTAGAAATGAAACCGAAAAAGAGCGATCGCTTAAGGAGATGCAAGTATCTATAGAAGTTGCACCGTCTCTAGGAAATGTTTTCGAAACAGACATCCTAGAAAAGTCTACGAATACGGAAAAGGTTCGGAAAAGGATACAAACGGAAAACAAACCACTTAACAACAATTATAACTCTACAGGGTCATTGAACACCCTCACTGAAAACATCCAAGAAAAAGCGAACCTTTTCCGAGACATCGTCCAGGCTTTGTTGGTTCGCGTGTTCCTGTTCATTCACAGCTGTCTGTGTGTCTGGAGAGCAGCAGACGTTCAAAAGGACGACATCTATTGGTTGTTTGCCATCAGTGACATTCTCCTTGGGGTCGAGGCTTTCTATACGTGTGTCTTTCGAAAAGGGCGGGATCCAAAATGGTACGTTTTGCACATGCCcccacctctctctctctctctctctctctctctctctctctctctctctctcaaagcaTGTCCttgaatatgaaatatttacataccgGAATTTCTAAAACGTTTATTTTATTTAGCAGTGTTGTTAAATTCCAGGATTTGTCCGTGTTTTTTGTTGTACTTACTGGGGACCGTGCCTGCTATGTGGATTCTCCAGCTTGACGTCCTGGAAAGGAAGTTTAACGTCAATATGACGTCTAATTCGACAGCAGAGGAACTTTCAGCTTTCTACGGGGTAGGCACATCGTAAATGAAGTATAGTAttaaagaagatttaaaaaaaaagaaatttaaacgagaatgatatttattttgacaTTAGTCTTTATGTGTACCCCACTACACATAAATGTTTTGTCAAACTGTTTGTTTTAATCGTTTTTgttgtatatcgtcatagctcactGGCTAAAGTATCGGGAttgtgaaccgcagatcatgagttcgaatccgcttGGGGATTTTGTCATTGTTtactgatttaaatttttgaggatataatttttcatccaaaattgcacatattTTCGCCTATCTGACTTATGTATATACACCTTATCTATTAttctatctatcataatcaagtaactTTCTGCTTACTTGTGAAAaaatttcaaggtgtagtgagccacctttaTCATTGTCATTCTCATAAGCTGTTGGAGACTAGTATTTTTCTATGTTACAAATATTGCAAGTAAAATTAATCCCGATATCACTTGATGGTGACACATGGGCGTCCGTTCTACAACAACTCCCTCTGTTCGTTCTTGTGATTGGACGAATGTTACTACCACGTGGTCACATAACACATGACGAACTCTCACAGACTCTGTTCATTTTCATTGGCGCGGGATCTGACGTCATGGAGTTCTTTGTCGTGTTCGAAGATGTCGTTTTTTACAACAACACGGGACTGAAGTACGCCACTCTCATTATCTGGAGCATCAGTTTACTGCAGTTCATCTTCGTCATTGCAGTCGCCAAGGGCCCTAAGAGGTTCCGAATGGGAACAATGACTCCCGAAACGGAGGGTTTGCATAAACACTTCGGAACCGAATTGTGGGGTCTCCTATTGTCTATAATATTCATGGACCTGCCATATTTTGCTCTTCGTTTATATGCTATTGTTGCATACGAAGTATTGAATTACGGAATTCTGTTTTTCACTTGTAAAAATGCTTTGATGTTGGTTTTATTGTCGTATCGGCTGATCATCGTTGTGGTTAAAATCAAATCTGAACGAAAAGATGCAACGAAAAAGCAACAAAAtctagatttttaatttttttcagaatctTCAGAGGTGTATTTATTACATTACTTAGTATTGCTTCAAACCTCTTAGAAATAGATTTAGAGCTAAAAATGCATGATTCAATATATCCACCATGTCTTATCTATAGAATATTGATTGAATTTAATTCATACATTggtcttatttttgttttgcataGTACCTGATGTGGTTGTATTTTTGTAGTtttgcaaaataatttaataaaagtatactttatagtgttttgttttcttatacCTAATACATATGCGtcagtttacatgtatatcctgcCTGTCTCTCAAATACCGAACACAACATCAAAATATTCCGTATTgctttgtttttacatgtagtGGATATGTATTCAAGGAGGCCGATTTAGGGGGTGGGGGTTACATAAAAACTACAATAGGAAACTCTTTATCTTATAACAATATGTAATAAACTCTGGCATATTTGTGAATTTATGAAGGAAAAAAACCATACAATGTGGTTCTTTTTAGAGGTCATTTCAACATTCAGAAACATTTACTATTGGAATATAAAGGAAATTGCCGTTTTCCGCAATACGAAGCAGATTTAAATATACTGCAGTGTATTTacagttcaatttttttttttcaaattttcttaaaaatgtaaTATGTGATTAGTAATGTGtcattttttactttatatgtaaaaaaaaaataccaaatttCACCTTCTGGATTTTAATTGAGGTCATctcaaaatatacaaatgtgGCAAATTTCGCTTTATAATGCGGAGTATTACAAAATGAAGATTGGTAcaataaatacattaaaaaacttttaaaaaatattacccTGATGAGagcataattacatgtatatgtgtgtaATATTTCCAAGGCAAACgccttttattttttcttttacgtAATTTCTTAAACGTACTGCtacaatgttttcttttttcacaaCGTCATAAAAGCTCACCTAACAAAAAcggaactttaaaaaaataatatttgctttaaatatgtaaagatttttATCTGTACTGCAGTATTCTGTTTATCGATGACAATTTAATAAATGGCATCGaaacaatttcataaaagaTACGTTTAAACCTACACTTATTTTGCAAAACCCGGACAATGATTTCAAACTAAAGTGGGCTCCGGCGTAAAGAAAGGTAACtctaacttttatttttgtataaaaacagaGTGACCTCCCTTTTCATAGCAGAAGACAAGTTCCTGTTTCAGAACTTGTGTAAACGGGGATTTTAAAAGTGTTCTTTGTCGCCCATTTGTTCATTCTATAGTATAACGTTAGGATTATAAGGTTAGCATACTTTTATATAACACAATCACCAGCTAAAGATCATTTTAACGTTACTCACgacaatttgtttttgaaaaaaaaaacccaaaaaacccaAGGTCGTAGCGTTAACTCCATTTTCTGTTCAGTGAATTCAATGATATCTTACTGCATTAGCATAACAAGACGATGTATTCGGGAATACGTTTCCATTATTTCAGttttagtttcattttattAGTCATCCTTCAGTTTAGAGAACAACGTCAGACCGTTAAATATTAAcgttatattatatttaaaaaaatagagtgTCAAAGAAACCACATTTTATGTCACCTTTTAGCCTTTTAACTTAATGGAAATTaattcttgatttcaaatataaaagtATAGCTTGGTTTGAAAAAAGGCATTTCATAGTTTGGCTTCAATTTGATACCGCACACCGCAGACGTACCTACTCGGCTATTTCCGTAATCACAGTCAAAGCTACGGAAAAGGACGAGCGTAAAACCGTTGGTGACGTTGCCAACGACAACGTCATACCTATATAGCTACGTTTTGTTTGTGGTTACGGCTCATTCTTTACGAATTGGTCAAAGCGAACAGACGTATCTGAACGCCGAGAGATAAAAATTGCGAATTTGAGCGAAAGAAATGATCGGAGCAAAAGAGAAAATGGTccaaaacatgaataaaaggGTAAAGATGGTTTCTGAGATCTTTTCTCTCGCGGGTTGCGTAGAGATCACGTGCATTTTAGATAATTCGATAAACCAACCGCCATCGGACAAAACTGCAAGCCGCCATGATTTTCGGAAGTTTCAGATATATCGGTCAGGTTTCAAAATTCAACGCTATATCTGTAGGCCTAATTGTTAAATTCTTTTGGCTGAATTgttgaatataaaatatttttatatattcaacaATTCAGCcaaaagtataaatatattttattctattgCTTTACAAATCACAATGGACAAATTGAATTCCATAGCAACAGAAAACATATTATGAATCAATGAGTCAGGCTgtcatttgtttcatttttatataaatgttgaataaaatgaaaaccaATTCACGAGTAACATTTTGTACcaaaaaatttctttataattcATCATGATAGAAACAACAACAGTGCAACATAACAACCAACAACACAACAACTCCCCTTCccgctgtttattttttctcgtGCTTAAATGTACGGTTTATGGAAATTTCAATCTCAAATCACATTCCAAGTCAAACTACGCTACCTCCTCCATCCAAACTCACACTCGCCATGCATACTTATTTCCTCACAAGTGCGTCTGTAACAAAAATTTAGCCTGGTTCTACAATAACCTTAACTGATATTAAAATACGACACTTCAAATTAGAACACTACGATTTTATCACTTATTATAATACACAAGTGCGGGCTCtataaaaataagaaacattTCAATGGAAAATCTTATTGATACACTATCGCATATTAACAAATACCACATTATCCGATTTTGTTAATCATGAATCCATTATCTATTACAGAGGAGATTCGAGACCGCTTCTGGCGGAGAAGACGCCTCCAGTTTCTATAAGAGGCTGGGACTGGACATACTGACCCCGTCCTCCACTTCCGGCCTGTCTCAGCAGGTCtcagattttgttttatctAGCACTGTGTAATTCACTGTGTTCTAGTATTCCAATGTGTAAGTGTCTGTGATTTATATTCTACATATAACTATGTACTCATTTCCTTTGGATAATTTAATCAAGCAACTTTACAAATTCACAATATCCTAagattaaaatgttattttacagaCTACACTGAGCAGGGGAAATCTAGTCAAGCAATCTTTGCTTACAGCTTCTCAAACATTAAACCCCGCCCTAAGACATGCCAATGGGGTGCTACCGTTGGTAAGTTAAAATAGAAATAGACTGACTTCtcgtatttatgttaaatgaatctaaagaaaattatatttacaaatgcataagatttgttttttatttacagtaaaCCATGTGTAAAATTTGTTCCAGGTCCAGTCTCACCAGAGAGACAATCAGACAAACTCTGCAAGGTCTTTATACGCAAGTCAGAATGCAGGGTTCAAGTCAGCAGAGACCAGTCTGTCCCAGAATGTACACACTATTCATCCCGTTGGTGGCTACCCATCTACCCACCGTCATGGACATGACTCGAACCATCCTCGCCATTCAAATTATGAACAATGGAAGCAGTCAAATCATCATGATGCTAATGGGAACCAGTCAATTCATGCTCACGGGTACCCGTTAAACCATGGGCAGCAACCAAGCCAGTCTCGTGGACATCAGTCTTACCTCCATGGGCACCAGTCTACTCATTCCAGTGAGAACCAAGCACACCGTGCACAAACCAAGACTGACTTTGTCAATGATGGCGCCCCAAGTTGGTCACGAAAAGATCCACTTCAAATTTATGATGGTTCAGAACCAAGATTTGACAGACCAATCAGGAAACAGGTAAAGGCCGTAATCATCTGATATTAAATGCCGTCTTTTTACTAACATATCAGTGAAAAATTTGTTTATGTTGTTAATTTCGTTAATAtctttattcagtttaaaacagaaaaaaatattcttaactattttgttttagcaGCCTCAGGTCAAGCCAATCGACAAGTATGCCCCTCCTGGCTACCTTACAATCATGTATCACCCGACACCAACTCTAGAGGACCTGGGACTGACCAGTTATTTGGACAGTCCTCCCTCATCACCAAGAGCTATGTCACCCGTCAGAGATTCTGAGCAGATTGTGACAATGGAAACTAGCCAGTCGGAACAAACCGATGAAACAGTGGCTGTAAGCTGTAAGCAGGCTGATACCATAGCGACAACTAATTATAAGCAGACTGATACAAAAGCTGCAGGCTCTAGGATAACGGACACATTACTTCCTTGGAAACTGATAAGGATCACCATCCCAGATCAGGACGTCAAGCCGACTGTACATCTGGAGGAAAGTCATGTTGGTGACCCACGTCTCCTGTTTGGGAGACGATCAAGAGGACAACTCCCCAAGAGGGAAAGCAGTGCTTGTGTAGGACAATTACGACTCCCCGAGACGGAAGGAAGTGTGTGTGACACACGCCATAATTTGTCTACCTCGCATCCTACAGCTCACCCATTCTCGTCTGCTCTGACAGTACCAAACGATGCAAAGAGAAAGAAACCAGTGTCTAGGTCGGCTGAATCGGAGAGACCCAAGAAAAAGTTGTGTGTCTGGGTAAGAAAGAAACACTTTATAGATTAGTCTGGATGCTTGCATGTTTGTTCCGATCTTTAAATAAATTCactaaatgtatataaatgtagatGTAAcgatttttaatttcattttacagtCAACAGTCGCTGAGCAGTACGTGACAGAGAGTCGTCAGTCTGATAACCAAGAGGCAAGACGTGACGCAGCGTACAAACGCTACAGCACTGACGGGCGTCCATGCATGCGTCAACTATCATATGACGCAGAGCATTACCACGCTAACATCAAATGCCAGACGCAGCATGCAAGGAAAGAGTCGTATGATGAGGTGTGTAGTATCAAAATtctttaaatgtagctctttCCAATTCAAATTTATACAACAAAACGTTTTAATTACCGTCTATATCAATTGTAGATGCTTGCTCGTCAGAAAGCTATACAGAACAGGCGTCAACATCTCAAACCTGGTATCCAGCCTCTAGAACACACAAACAGTGTCAGCCCCAACTTGTTAATTCATTCAGACAACAAGGTACATGTAACCaaaaattattatcatatttacagttttgttttgaagaaaacattttcaatttaacatttatattttttcccacTGAAAATGATACAAGAGGGTGCTTTTTATACGCctgatacaaaaaaaatcaagtctTATATCAAACacctttaaaaattacttttttagctttaaaaaatCGTTGTTCTTATTCCTGTAGGTTCCACAGACTGAATCCGGACCCGCTGTCTCTCTGGACCTGTTTGGTGGGATGTCACCATTTAGTTGTTGGAATCAGACAGTCCCGGAAGATCCGAGGTTTTCCTAACTTCCGGTCTGTCTAATGATCTGCCTTTCTGTGATGGAACAAGATGAATCGACTACTGTGTCTTCCATGACGTTTTAAATTACTCTCTTTCATGACTTTTTAATGCCCTGGGTCTGTGACATTATGCTATATCTGTGATATCGTCTGTGAGGGTGATAAACTTTACATGTTGTCTGCGACAACGTTTTCAACAGTACATTGGACACTGTGTGTCCTAATGAAGAAACCGGTGAACTTGatattttatggattttttatctgtttaattAAACCAATCTGTGATATCGTCTGTGACGGTGACTTACTTTACATGTTGTCTGTGACAACGTTCTTATCATAACATTGGACACTGTGTGTCCGGGTACAATTATCAGTTTTgttgatattaagaaaaataaacccATGAAAACtctataataattttgttattattatctAAAATGTTCCTCGTTATCATATACGCAGATACGTATAGAATGAAATTCGAAGATCTGATTTTCATAAGCCCAAGCAGCAGCTGGCACCTCGAAATTTTAACTCTTTACAACAAATAAGCGTAAAAAGAAGAACATTTACAGAAACAATTAATTATTTGCCCTATTTGGATATCAATCGGCGAGATTGGTTCGTTATCCAAAAATCATATCGCAAATATTGCATTAAAAATATGCACAGAACAAGaatcttttaaattatatttcaagatattgtaaactttgtaccttttttattgataaaaaaaggtattacatgtattaaactatTGGAGATCCAGGCAATGTACGTAATTACCAGTTCTAATGATTCTTTAAATTTGCATTTATGTTATATAGATTGTCATGATTTATATGAATCCCTCCTTTCCTATTACTTTTTTGATGATACATGAAACAGGAGCGATTTAGAATAAATTTctttatgtgtgtgtgtatttgtGTGTGTCTATGACATCCATTTACGTGAGGTTTTAGATTCTAAAATGATGcgaaactttttttaattatctgcATTTTCTTCCTATGTGTTGACAGACACTCATTACATCTAAAATGATATATAGTTTTCAAGTGTCACTTTAAGGGACATAACGACGAtttaactaaatatttttctttctctctccaGTTTGTTCAAACGCTCACGCCTTGCTTAACTTTAGAAAATGCTTTTTAATGCCATTTGTCACCATACTGGTATGTACAAATCAATTGACTTTTTGTAGTTTGTTCTTTTAACTCAAaacaaaaatctgtttttattcTATTCTAGCTGCGTCTCAGCTCACCTTCATGAGGCGACCCTAGGAAAGTTTGGCGGCAAACCGTTTTAACAGAATTTCATCCGAGTCAGTGAGATTTGAGACTTGAGATCTTTTTATGTGACCTTATGGAAATTTGCCTGCGTATATGCTTCATAATCATTTCtgtttttcttgaaatatttatacatcttAACGTCAAatcaattatttcattaaacgTACCATTACgactttttaataattttatttgtgaaaGTACTGATTGATTACTATAAAAGAAATACcaaaggtttttttatttttatgccattatatattttttttagacgaaaccgcaattaaaaaaaaatagcaatctACAGAAATATTAAGCTgtataaatatttcaagaaaaacaGAAATGATTATGAAGCATATACGCAGGCAAATTTCCATAAGGTCACATAAAAAGATTTCCAATGATTGTTTATGAGGTCGTTGTGAAAAATCGCTCATTGTGTTCACGGGTAAAATTTCtcaagaaaaatacatgtaagcaTATTTATCATTATGAATTTCCAAAATCTAGCACATTTTAGGGATAGAATTTAagtgaaaatatttcacatgAAATTAATACGAATTGAATTTTAACGTGATCATTACATTCGAACCTTATATGTCCTCGTGAAACAGAGAGCAAAATAATGTGGAGAATAATTATACGCAATCATCAGTCagtcttgtaaaaaataaaaatgtacattgcATGTTTACATtgacatatcaaatatatgtacTACGTTGTGCATTattattgttgatatttaaTGTATATCGAGTAAAATACAACAGCAAACGGATTGCCCGTACTGTTTTAAGATTAATAATCTGATAACGGTGAAATAGTTTTAGAAGGATATagatacatgttcatgtacatgAATTCAATGCCTTCAACTTGTATTCACATGTGCAAATTTTTCGGGGGAGGGGTTTGCTCCGATTTTTTGGtgattttacaatgtaaatttgATGTTATGAATTttctaagggggggggggggggtccatggAGTGCCCCTGATCATCTAGACACTTAGACCCCACAAGGTTTTTTGAAACTATTTCATTCACTTGCAACTTTAAACACttttaagaaattataacaatcTAAAAATTTATGCAGGAGGATCTTTTGAGCGCACTCGACACGGACTCTCCTGCAGCAAATGTTATCGAGAAAACTTTCAATGAAAATCCGGTGATTAGCGTATCCATTCTTATCAACATCGGGATCGAAATTCCCACTTTGTAATTACTATTAAAAATGATctaaaatatatcttaaaataGTATATTCATTTTACTGCTATCATCGAGCAGTATATTTTTGTATGTTTCATAAAACGAATGATTACATTAGGTCCATCACTGATTGGTAGGTAGAAAATAATTTGGGGTTCATTCGGGTAGTCAGACCATGCAGTAATGACAACACGACAGAGAAAATTGTAACTGGGAGTAAAATGACTTATAAATGGACGGTAAAGCTCGTTGGATTAACGTTTGTTATACTTATTTATGAAGACTCTGTCGCCCATAGCATGTCAGACTCACAGAAAAGAGAAATGAGGTAAGATTTTTACATTATGTTATTTCTTCTGGGAATGagattgtttacatttttatacaggatATTAAGCAACTTTAAAAGGCAATCAAAGAAATGACGCGAATAATTATATTGTCAAGAAAAATATATCTCAAATCTTAATTATCAGATAGACTTAATCGCACTGATGGGATTGTACACCagtctttaaaaaatccagTAAGGGATTGGATGTATATACATTCATGTAATTGTTACAAGTTATTGTCCATGATACATCCTATTTATTTTCCTTTACAGAGACAGTGTTGAAGAAATGTTTAATCATGCATATGGATCTTATATGGTAAGTATTCTTTAAAGTGCCATCTatgatgtaaaaatatttatataaagcaTCAATGACTGATATATGTggcaaacattaattttttttgatgaTGTTCAATTGTTTCTAATTAGAAATATGCCTTTCCTGCTGATGAGTTAATGCCGTTAAGTTGTAAAGGACGATATCGTGGGACAGAGCCAAGCAGAGGGGATGTTGATGACAGCTTAGGAAAGTAAGCAAAGATATTGGAACGGTGTTTTCTCTGTATAAATAACCCCTATCAAAGATTCTAGTTCACTtcattcacattttaaaaagagGACTTGGTATTGAAAATTAGAAAAAGTATCTTTCTTATAGAAGTTATCGTATactgaaattcattttttaaagaaaatacttaacaaagttaatacatgtatgatggaTAATAGATAAACTGGTTGGTATTAAAATTGCCAAGTTTGggattttttaaactaaataatgATGTTCATTTGCTTACCCTTGGCTAAAAGTGAttgaaaagaataaatatttaccCTAGGGGGGTAAAAATGTAATTGACAAtgtgttttttaatatttgttttcccttgaaatgaattgatatgtTACatgaatacatgcatgtataatacCGGTATTCTGCCCTTGcttaaataacaaattaaagcaatttataagaattttagaTGAGTAAAACCCTATGGAAGTGAGCTTTTGAATAAAGCATGAGTCAGATATCCTGTTACCATTATCAGCAAGATGACTTCTTGAGCACAGAGAAAGTTTGCAAATCTCAAAATTGTTGTTCGTTATTCCCATATActtgaaaatatttatctatatagTTCTTAGCGataaaaatttcaacaaaacaaatgtttattcCTTTGGTCAAACAAATTATATGTTGACTGCTTGGTCTGCTGATCTGACGTAAAAAATTGTTCAACTGCTACGGCACAGCTAATTAATATTTATCTTATCTAGATGGAACAGAGATAGTGGAAGGGCTATGCAACAAAATGGCTGGTTACTACTTTAAATTATACAAGAATTGGTAGTAAAAAGTTATTTAGAAAAGTAGTTTTCAGACTGGGATTTTGGCAGCATGTTATTTGTTGGAACATTCAGACACAAATATTGCCTAAGGCCAAGAgcaacatttatttttgaaggtcCACCAAATAACATGTTGCCCCCATACACAGTCAATTACTACCGGTatataataggattttaaaatcatctgatttgtatgtacataaatattccttttatttttgtttcagcTTTACTCTAACTTTGATTGACACTTTGGATACTTTGGCTgtaagttgaattttttttcattacagatacaaatcataaaaacttttaatcacttaaatattgtttaatccTTATCCATTCTTACTTgataacaaaaattgatattaaagtTAGTAATAGAAAATTCAGATGCAA from Crassostrea angulata isolate pt1a10 chromosome 7, ASM2561291v2, whole genome shotgun sequence includes:
- the LOC128155913 gene encoding LOW QUALITY PROTEIN: uncharacterized protein LOC128155913 (The sequence of the model RefSeq protein was modified relative to this genomic sequence to represent the inferred CDS: substituted 1 base at 1 genomic stop codon), encoding MDKENTSTEHRLGEDIKFKTKIDISNGNNSTFCRNETEKERSLKEMQVSIEVAPSLGNVFETDILEKSTNTEKVRKRIQTENKPLNNNYNSTGSLNTLTENIQEKANLFRDIVQALLVRVFLFIHSCLCVWRAADVQKDDIYWLFAISDILLGVEAFYTCVFRKGRDPKWICPCFLLYLLGTVPAMWILQLDVLERKFNVNMTSNSTAEELSAFYGVVKLIPISLDGDTWASVLQQLPLFVLVIGRMLLPRGHITHDELSQTLFIFIGAGSDVMEFFVVFEDVVFYNNTGLKYATLIIWSISLLQFIFVIAVAKGPKRFRMGTMTPETEGLHKHFGTELRTYSAISVITVKATEKDERKTVGDVANDNRRFETASGGEDASSFYKRLGLDILTPSSTSGLSQQTTLSRGNLVKQSLLTASQTLNPALRHANGVLPLVQSHQRDNQTNSARSLYASQNAGFKSAETSLSQNVHTIHPVGGYPSTHRHGHDSNHPRHSNYEQWKQSNHHDANGNQSIHAHGYPLNHGQQPSQSRGHQSYLHGHQSTHSSENQAHRAQTKTDFVNDGAPSWSRKDPLQIYDGSEPRFDRPIRKQPQVKPIDKYAPPGYLTIMYHPTPTLEDLGLTSYLDSPPSSPRAMSPVRDSEQIVTMETSQSEQTDETVAVSCKQADTIATTNYKQTDTKAAGSRITDTLLPWKLIRITIPDQDVKPTVHLEESHVGDPRLLFGRRSRGQLPKRESSACVGQLRLPETEGSVCDTRHNLSTSHPTAHPFSSALTVPNDAKRKKPVSRSAESERPKKKLCVWSTVAEQYVTESRQSDNQEARRDAAYKRYSTDGRPCMRQLSYDAEHYHANIKCQTQHARKESYDEMLARQKAIQNRRQHLKPGIQPLEHTNSVSPNLLIHSDNKVPQTESGPAVSLDLFGGMSPFSCWNQTVPEDPSCVSAHLHEATLGKFGGKPFXQNFIRVNSVAHSMSDSQKREMRDSVEEMFNHAYGSYMKYAFPADELMPLSCKGRYRGTEPSRGDVDDSLGNFTLTLIDTLDTLAVLGQVEKFESAVQLVIDYAKFDSDIIVSVFETNIRVLGGLLGGHVMATYFKRKRRAMEWYNGELLMMAKDVGFRLLPAFNTTTGIPYPRINLKYGMDKDNLSQRSKDTCTACAGTMILEFAALSRLTGEHVFEEKAHKVMDYLWQQRHSSSDLLGTVINVHNGDWIRREAGVGAGTDSYYEYVLKAYVLLGDEKYLYRFDKHYNSIMKYMSKGPMMVDVHMHKPTSSARHFMDALLAFWPGLQVLKGDISPAIKTHEMLYQVIQRHNFLPEAFTTDFKVHWGQHPLRPEFVESTYFLYKATHDPHYLQVGKLMVENLNKHARVPCGFAAISDVMTGKHEDQLDSFVLAETFKYLYLLFSEEKDLVVPVNEYIFTTEAHLLPLALSLVNASTLETKVKTNLYDIDLDGPSIMDPEDDGDQQTCPNPLHMNKGTTSYAFDIRTELKDYVNNIMSTEDGSCRRPGPRLRAAEFLIGNKEHQDLIGRMGIKISTMSDGRLQLLHSSGSAASKQDAEDGLEFMKEMIELSQNAQHEHQQEPMTVQFISYPFHGSVSLRAGPAQFGYNLKVKPPILGHVAVVQPYDACRPLQNPRDLEGKIGLLERGSCMFMDKARRLQAAGAIGGIVIDNNKESSAESSLLFAMSGDGQSDVTIPIVFLFFKEGQRLLEAAYEYPELQVLLTYTPKNNVVFKTAREESLQQHNPNPNSAPNQEIPTQTHSTGVVEDPSSGQGEGPPTDKSAELNPQGTKLSQSVVSLESLGKSTDTYSCSIQYGPVFLSVFATVLPGENNFKINKHKDNTVDLRFHLFEVTANKKPEINTLYVEIVDLLRQKTNFLSLENQEQYLIALARMLEAAVFQLDISNMEGQKILKLAGLLRIEDDPSIISGSKTACSQHIDTTLTNHNPLFCKKRTCPLLEYSQRREQCSKRTCHTTPNSGILTPQNQGSDGG